The Thermoanaerobacterium thermosaccharolyticum DSM 571 region TACCAAGACTTAGACACATTTCTTTCAGAATTGCCTTTTGAGTATACTTATACAATTGAAAAAATATATATACACAAATATCCAGATATTCGCGATAAAAAAGATTTGCCTGTTCTGGTGTCGGCTATCACAGAAGATGTAGATGTTTTAATTACAGGTGATAAAGATTTTTATGATTTGAAGATTGAAAAGCCGGAGATACTTACACCAGCAAAATTTGTCGAGAAATACAACTGAGAAGAGCTATTAAAGTTTATTGGCAACATGCGTTTTTTCATTCAAAAGCAGAACCCCATCTCATATTTCTGGCTTTCTTATAAATATCTCCATGGCTTTTTGTGACCGTGACTTTCTTGATGCTATCCTTTGTGCACAAATCCAATATTATGTGGCCTTTTCTTATCTGCGGATGTCTTATGATTCTGCTTTTTATTGTTTTGCAAGGCTTTTTTGACACACAAATGTACGAAAATTTTTCATCCTCGTATGGAAGTTCGCCATTTTTAACCTTTCTGTGCAAGCTTGTTCGCTGTATGCGCGAGGAAAAGTGGCACCAATCATTATCTTTTATGGGACATTTTTTATCATGCGGACAGGGTGCGATTACATGCGCACCAAGCGATATCAGAGCTTCCCGGGCTCTTTTTATCCTAGAAAAGCCGATTTTAGTTCCTGGCTCTATAATGATCAGTATATCATTAGCACTTTCCCACAGTTTTTTTATTATTTTACTCTGTACATCTTCATTTAGCTCACCAATGGAATACGATGCAATGACGATATCGTGTCTGTGAGCGTCAAATGATCTATTTAAATCTATTTTTAGCCACTTTGCGTTTTTGATAGAATCATAATGTGAATTAGAAGATAACTTTTTGCCGATATTTATCATGTTTTCGTCTTTTTCCAGAAGCGTTATTTGATCAATATCATGCCATATAGCAGTTGCCGCCCACATGGCTGTTCCAGGGCCTGCCCCTACATCTAAAAGAGATTTTGGGCGAAAATCATTATATACTTCTTTTACATGATTTAAAACAGTGTATATTGCGCCGTACGTAGCAGGCATCCTGTATACGACATAAGCGATTGTTTCATCATATCCGTTTAAAAATTTATCAGAATAGTTTTTATCACGGTATCGCTTAGAAATATCCGAAACTAAAGCTGCTAATTTATTTGTAGGTATAGCTTCTGTTTCGTTTTCTATGGCAGTGATAAGTTCTAATGGTAGTTCCATTTACATAAACAATCCTTTCTATTAGTGTTCAATTTATATTATACCATCAAACATAATTTTATGTTATAATTCAACTCAAGAACCGTCCTTGGTTGGATGGACTTTATGAAAGGCTGGATGTAATGATTAAAGAGAAGATAAAAGTTTCAGTTAGAGACTTGGTAGAGTTTATATTGCGCAGTGGTGATTTAAACAGTGAGTTTGTCGGAAACGGCAATAGAAGAGCGCTAGAAGGGGCAAGGATTCATAGAAAGATACAGAAATCTAAAAATGAAAATTATACGAAAGAAGTCTCATTAAAGTACGAAGCAGAGTACGATGATTTTATCCTTGCTGTTGAAGGCCGTGCGGATGGCATCATTATTGAAAACGGCAATGTTACGATAGACGAAATAAAAACTACAAATGCTCAACTAAATGACATTGATGATAATTACAATCCGCTACATTTGGCACAGGCAAAATGCTATGCTTATATATACTCTATTCAGAACGATTTGGTTGCGATAAATATTCAACTAACGTATTATCAGATTGATAATGATGAGATTAAATATTTGAGATACACGTATTCTATAGATGAGCTAAAAGCATTTTTTGAAGATCTTTTAAAAAAGTTTTACAACTGGGCAATGATATCATACAGTTGGATAAATGAAAGAAACAGCTCCATAGAGAAGATAGATTTTCCTTATAAAAATTACAGGAAAGGTCAGAGAAAGCTAGCCGTAACTGTCTACAGGACGATTGAAAGAGAGAAAAAACTCTTTGTACAAGCGCCTACCGGAATAGGTAAAACAATATCTACAATTTTTCCATCGATAAAGGCTATGAGGGAAGGGATGACGTCAAAGATATTTTATCTGACGGCTAAAACAATTGCTGGTACTGTTGCAGATGAGACGTTTAAGATGCTAAGGGATAAGGGGCTAAGAATTAAGACGCTTGATATCACTGCAAAAGAGAAGATATGTTTAAATGAAAGGACTGAATGCACCCCTGAGTCATGCCCATACGCAAAAGGCCATTATGATAGGATAAACGATGCTATAATGGATATGATTTTAAATGAAGATGATTTTAGCAGGGCAAAAATTGAGGAGTATGCAAAAAAACATACGGTATGTCCATTTGAGTTTTCACTAGACTTATCTTTATGGTCTGATGTTGTAATCTGCGATTACAATTATGTTTTTGACCCAAATGTCGGGATAAAAAGATTTTTTCAAGATAAGAGCGATTTTACTCTACTTGTGGATGAAGCCCACAACCTTGTAGACAGGTCAAGGGAGATGTTTTCTGCAGAGCTTTTTAAAAAAGAGTTTTTATCATTAAAAAAGTCGATGCAAGGGAAAAGCAGTAAAATAGAGAAGGTATTATCGAAGATTAATTCTATTTTTCTTCAAATGAAAAAACAGTGCGGTGAAAATAATTTTTTTGTGGCGAAAGAAAAACAAGTTGCTTTGGATGGCTATTTAAGGCAGTTTATAGGTGAAGCTGAATTGTACCTTGTAAATAATAAAAAATCATCCAAATGCGATGAGCTTATAGATTTGTATTTTAAATCATTATCTTATTTGAAAATTTCTGATATGTATGATTCGTCATATATGACGTACGTAGAAAAAGATGGTGATGATGTAAAAATTAAGCTATTCTGCTTGGATCCGTCTAAATTATTAAGTCAAACGCTTCAGAAAGTCAGAGGGACAATATTTTTTTCTGCCACACTTCTTCCGATTACATACTATAAGTCGCTTTTAGGAGGGAGCCATGAAGATTACGCAATTTGCTTAGATTCACCTTTTGATACTAAAAACAGAATGATTCTTATAGCAGATGATGTATCTACAAAGTACAAAGATAGAGAAAATACGCGAGAAAAAGTAGCGGAGTATATTGATGCAGTTGTGTGGAAAAAGCCAGGGAATTATATTGTGTATTTTCCATCATATGAGTATATGAACATGATATATGAGATTTATAAAGATCGAGGAACGAACATGATAATCAAGCAGGAGAGCAGTATGAGTGAGGATGACAAAGAGAGTTTTTTAAAGATGTTTGAAGATGAGAAAAAGGGAATCATAGCCTTTTGCGTGCTAGGAGGTATCTTTTCGGAAGGCATTGATTTGAAGAATGATAGATTAATCGGCGTTATAATTGTAGGTGTCGGTCTTCCTCAAATATGTCTTGAAAGAGATATAATAAAAGACTACTTCGAAGAAAAGTATGGGCTTGGATATGAGTTTGCTTACCTTTATCCTGGCTTTAATAAAGTGATGCAATCAGCAGGTCGTGTTATTAGAACTGAGACTGATAGAGGTGTTATTTTGCTTATAGATGAAAGATTTTTGCATAAGAACTATATAAAATTATTTCCTAAGGAATGGTTTCCGTATATTAAAGTCAATAAAAATAATATAGAAGCATATCTTGACGGCTTTTGGAGGAATTTATAATGGTGGAAGTGTACGCTACAAAAATCACGAGAAATGTAGACGAAGAAGAATATAGTAAATTATTAGAGGCAGTGTCAGAAGAAAAGAGATGGAGAGTTAAAAAGATTAAGAAATTTGATGATGCACTGAGGACTCTTTTGGCAGAGGCAATGCTTCGAGTGACATTAGTAAAAGAATTTGGACTAAAAAACAGCGATATCGTATTTTATAAGAATGAGTTTGGGAAACCTTTTTTAAAAGGCAAAAATATATTTTTTAGTATATCCCATTCAGGAGAGTGGGCATCTATAGCTGTAGATTGTGATAATTTAGGCGTTGACATAGAGAAGGTAAGAGATATCAATTTAAATGTGGCAAAGCGTTTCTTTTCGATGGAAGAGTGTAATGATATGATGAAAAAGGATGATAAAATAGACTACTTTTTTACTCTTTGGACACTAAAAGAAAGCTATGTCAAGGCACTAGGCAAGGGACTTTATGTTCCATTAAAATCATTTACTGTAAAATTAGAAAAAGAAATTAAGCTTTATGGAGAAAATAAAAATAAGTTTTATTTTAAGCAGTTTAATATAGATGTTGGATATAAATTGGCAGTCTGTGCTCAGAATAATATGTTTCAAAATAATGTTAATGTCATAAAACAAGATGATTTATTAAATAATATTTTTAATTTTTTATGAAATATGGTATAATTTAGAAAAATGGGTGGAGGTGATATTATGCAAAAGTCTGTTGAACTGACATATGGATCTAGGACATTGAGGGGTATGATGCATATGCCAGACGGTACACATGGCAAAGCTCCTATGGTGGTTATGTTTCATGGGTTTACAGGCAATAAAGTTGAGTCACACTTTATTTTTGTAAAGTTGTCAAGAGAGTTGGAGAAGGTAGGCATAGGCAGTTTCCGCTTTGACTTCTACGGCTCAGGTGAAAGCGATGGAGACTTTATTGACATGACATTTAGCGGTGAAGTAGAAGATGCAAGACATATAGTAGAATTTGTAAAGAACGATCCTCTGACAGATGTCAATAATATCGGAATACTGGGTTTCAGCATGGGTGGTGCCATTGCTGCCATTATAGCAAAGGAATACAAAGACGTCGTAAAATCATTGGTACTCTGGGCTCCTGCTTTTAATATGAGAGATGCAATAATGCTTCA contains the following coding sequences:
- a CDS encoding putative toxin-antitoxin system toxin component, PIN family — protein: MRIMIDTNVLILIFLFPTSRMKKLVDIITDQHTIVLPSYVIDELKMVIRRKFPAKYQDLDTFLSELPFEYTYTIEKIYIHKYPDIRDKKDLPVLVSAITEDVDVLITGDKDFYDLKIEKPEILTPAKFVEKYN
- a CDS encoding small ribosomal subunit Rsm22 family protein, with amino-acid sequence MELPLELITAIENETEAIPTNKLAALVSDISKRYRDKNYSDKFLNGYDETIAYVVYRMPATYGAIYTVLNHVKEVYNDFRPKSLLDVGAGPGTAMWAATAIWHDIDQITLLEKDENMINIGKKLSSNSHYDSIKNAKWLKIDLNRSFDAHRHDIVIASYSIGELNEDVQSKIIKKLWESANDILIIIEPGTKIGFSRIKRAREALISLGAHVIAPCPHDKKCPIKDNDWCHFSSRIQRTSLHRKVKNGELPYEDEKFSYICVSKKPCKTIKSRIIRHPQIRKGHIILDLCTKDSIKKVTVTKSHGDIYKKARNMRWGSAFE
- a CDS encoding helicase C-terminal domain-containing protein produces the protein MIKEKIKVSVRDLVEFILRSGDLNSEFVGNGNRRALEGARIHRKIQKSKNENYTKEVSLKYEAEYDDFILAVEGRADGIIIENGNVTIDEIKTTNAQLNDIDDNYNPLHLAQAKCYAYIYSIQNDLVAINIQLTYYQIDNDEIKYLRYTYSIDELKAFFEDLLKKFYNWAMISYSWINERNSSIEKIDFPYKNYRKGQRKLAVTVYRTIEREKKLFVQAPTGIGKTISTIFPSIKAMREGMTSKIFYLTAKTIAGTVADETFKMLRDKGLRIKTLDITAKEKICLNERTECTPESCPYAKGHYDRINDAIMDMILNEDDFSRAKIEEYAKKHTVCPFEFSLDLSLWSDVVICDYNYVFDPNVGIKRFFQDKSDFTLLVDEAHNLVDRSREMFSAELFKKEFLSLKKSMQGKSSKIEKVLSKINSIFLQMKKQCGENNFFVAKEKQVALDGYLRQFIGEAELYLVNNKKSSKCDELIDLYFKSLSYLKISDMYDSSYMTYVEKDGDDVKIKLFCLDPSKLLSQTLQKVRGTIFFSATLLPITYYKSLLGGSHEDYAICLDSPFDTKNRMILIADDVSTKYKDRENTREKVAEYIDAVVWKKPGNYIVYFPSYEYMNMIYEIYKDRGTNMIIKQESSMSEDDKESFLKMFEDEKKGIIAFCVLGGIFSEGIDLKNDRLIGVIIVGVGLPQICLERDIIKDYFEEKYGLGYEFAYLYPGFNKVMQSAGRVIRTETDRGVILLIDERFLHKNYIKLFPKEWFPYIKVNKNNIEAYLDGFWRNL
- a CDS encoding 4'-phosphopantetheinyl transferase family protein, giving the protein MVEVYATKITRNVDEEEYSKLLEAVSEEKRWRVKKIKKFDDALRTLLAEAMLRVTLVKEFGLKNSDIVFYKNEFGKPFLKGKNIFFSISHSGEWASIAVDCDNLGVDIEKVRDINLNVAKRFFSMEECNDMMKKDDKIDYFFTLWTLKESYVKALGKGLYVPLKSFTVKLEKEIKLYGENKNKFYFKQFNIDVGYKLAVCAQNNMFQNNVNVIKQDDLLNNIFNFL
- a CDS encoding alpha/beta hydrolase → MQKSVELTYGSRTLRGMMHMPDGTHGKAPMVVMFHGFTGNKVESHFIFVKLSRELEKVGIGSFRFDFYGSGESDGDFIDMTFSGEVEDARHIVEFVKNDPLTDVNNIGILGFSMGGAIAAIIAKEYKDVVKSLVLWAPAFNMRDAIMLQSQSEAGNLLNEHGFVDIGGFALGKGFVLDIADIDIFESAKGYDKDVLIVHGTKDEAVPYTVSEEILKTVYKENGRRISIDGSDHTFSRLDWQRKAIDESAAFLKEKLK